From Fibrobacter sp. UWB4, one genomic window encodes:
- a CDS encoding NAD(P)H-dependent oxidoreductase encodes MNTLESGNISEQIKALFADKNEKIEIINTSDLKIMHCMGCNNCWLKTPGVCAIKDDYEIILKKLVAAENLWVVADTKFGFIDYRGKRVLDRVVPMLNMYIEFRDGWERHQLRYHPLNFGVIYKGNGNRELLEEWSMRVARNMAGHSLGVISLDKDEACENAAVSSAKCVAPTSAEHVIIINGSPRVKKNSNTNKIIQAFAEGLEQAGFTHKLYSLSNHAEWDEAREAFMTNDNIIIAVPLFVECLPSLLLEFLSTLPTERKQPAKLSFILHGGFDEGHQLRLGEKFLQSLPVQLGCTCGGVLVKGGSFLLRNRENSYIKKMTDKMLASYTAMGRSFARNGNFMTSEAKKFTGPEKNPKIGVLLFNLIFKRIVKKNFERMAQEWGCTEPLNSKPY; translated from the coding sequence TTGAATACATTGGAATCAGGCAATATCTCGGAACAGATTAAAGCACTTTTTGCGGACAAAAACGAAAAAATAGAAATCATCAACACCTCAGATTTAAAAATCATGCATTGCATGGGCTGCAACAACTGCTGGCTGAAAACTCCGGGTGTTTGTGCCATCAAGGACGACTACGAAATCATTCTCAAAAAGTTGGTCGCAGCCGAAAATCTTTGGGTTGTAGCAGACACGAAATTTGGTTTTATCGACTACCGTGGCAAGCGAGTCTTGGACCGAGTCGTCCCAATGCTAAATATGTACATCGAATTCCGCGACGGCTGGGAACGCCACCAGTTGCGATATCACCCGCTAAATTTCGGAGTCATTTACAAAGGCAACGGCAACCGAGAACTGCTCGAAGAGTGGAGTATGCGAGTCGCCAGAAATATGGCAGGGCATTCGCTCGGCGTAATCTCGCTAGACAAGGATGAGGCTTGCGAAAACGCCGCAGTTTCTTCTGCAAAATGCGTCGCGCCCACTTCTGCCGAACACGTCATCATAATTAACGGAAGCCCGCGCGTCAAAAAGAACAGCAACACGAATAAGATTATCCAAGCTTTTGCCGAAGGGCTCGAACAAGCGGGATTCACGCACAAGCTTTATTCACTCTCGAACCATGCCGAATGGGACGAAGCCCGCGAAGCGTTCATGACGAACGACAACATCATCATTGCTGTGCCGCTCTTTGTAGAATGTCTGCCGAGCCTGTTGCTTGAATTTTTAAGCACACTTCCCACGGAACGCAAGCAACCGGCAAAGCTCTCGTTCATTCTTCACGGTGGATTTGACGAAGGACATCAGCTGCGCTTGGGCGAAAAGTTTTTGCAGTCGCTCCCAGTGCAACTCGGCTGCACATGCGGCGGCGTACTCGTGAAAGGCGGCAGCTTCTTGCTCCGCAACCGCGAAAACAGCTACATCAAAAAGATGACCGACAAGATGCTCGCCTCTTACACAGCCATGGGACGCTCATTTGCCCGCAACGGCAATTTCATGACATCCGAAGCGAAGAAATTCACAGGCCCCGAAAAGAACCCAAAGATAGGAGTCCTGCTCTTCAACCTCATTTTCAAGCGCATTGTCAAGAAGAACTTCGAGCGAATGGCACAAGAATGGGGTTGCACAGAACCGCTAAACAGTAAGCCGTATTAA
- a CDS encoding lipopolysaccharide assembly protein LapB, with amino-acid sequence MELLFAMLVATVLCACNGSDLARGDEALRIGDYDRAVANFSKVLDAEPANRDARYGLAIAYYAIAEDKERLKERTLALWERTVREFKILSVVDSSEKSKPMYSTSLFYLARAMLAENAQAKVMSLLDQSIQLDPENYFSYNLKALILAGQGDTDGAKKIYAYIVTKEPKFASAYVNLGNLYWNAHDYESAWDIWSMGREALPQDAVLAKWTRIAEDSLKAMVYSGKL; translated from the coding sequence TTGGAGTTGCTGTTCGCGATGCTTGTCGCGACGGTTCTTTGCGCATGCAACGGGAGCGATCTCGCTCGTGGCGATGAGGCGCTCCGCATTGGCGATTACGACCGCGCTGTCGCGAACTTCTCGAAAGTGCTTGATGCTGAACCTGCAAACCGCGATGCCCGCTATGGGCTTGCGATTGCGTATTACGCCATTGCCGAGGACAAGGAACGCTTGAAGGAACGCACTCTTGCGCTCTGGGAACGTACAGTTCGCGAATTCAAGATTTTGTCTGTAGTCGATTCTAGCGAGAAGTCGAAGCCTATGTATTCGACATCGCTATTTTACCTAGCCCGTGCGATGCTTGCCGAAAATGCGCAGGCGAAGGTGATGTCGCTTTTGGACCAGTCCATTCAGCTGGACCCGGAAAATTACTTTAGCTATAATCTGAAGGCGTTGATTCTTGCCGGACAAGGCGACACCGATGGCGCCAAGAAAATTTATGCGTACATCGTGACGAAGGAACCGAAATTTGCATCGGCGTATGTGAATCTCGGAAACCTTTACTGGAATGCGCACGACTATGAATCTGCGTGGGATATCTGGTCGATGGGGCGTGAGGCGTTGCCTCAAGATGCTGTGCTTGCCAAGTGGACACGCATAGCCGAAGACTCGCTCAAGGCGATGGTTTATTCGGGCAAACTGTGA
- a CDS encoding sensor domain-containing diguanylate cyclase — MSLKISSLTNSIIIKSLLLLIVSMLVIVMIGTYIFTQRQMKTTLKLSYDTNETQLQQLANTANNEMEQFASRLSLLAKTSEIQSMDKLTAAGYLKSYNISSLFISGETISLFDRNYNLICNNSMMGSAKISYPIEFNRISPHRPTISPWYRDADGTPKRAFGVVVSDRAIGDGRLISSFSIRRLWKYFTDYKVGQNGILIACNSQGEILYHPDMRTWLDGVHKISELGLGDMNLKQDDDGNIRFLTLDNGTSYLINRTFNPTYDLGLIALQPKKEIDTMVSSVQHVSRIILYSSIIAILLVSLWQILIVCKPLNNLIDHISQITEGNLNIEEFKAKSSQDEIGRLAKVFNQMHATIKRQIQELNAHRELLEKEVKERTYELEQANKKLDLISRTDELTQLPNRRDMHRTIEKEVDRANRFRKAFSIIFIDIDHFKDVNDTYGHAAGDAVLKSVASTIRSLLRKYDVLARYGGEEFLTLLPETELKDAAHVAERFRKQIENQTIFFGGYEIKVTITLGVAQFDSSQGAEKCIQLADKALYEGKEHGRNKVILWTDDKAVESTDKPIA; from the coding sequence ATGAGTTTAAAGATTTCCAGTCTCACGAATAGCATCATTATCAAGAGCCTGTTGCTCCTGATAGTTTCAATGCTTGTCATCGTGATGATAGGAACATACATCTTTACTCAGAGGCAAATGAAGACGACCTTGAAACTGAGCTACGACACAAACGAAACTCAGCTTCAGCAACTAGCAAACACCGCAAACAACGAAATGGAACAGTTTGCAAGCCGCCTTTCACTTTTAGCCAAGACATCCGAAATACAGAGTATGGACAAGCTCACAGCGGCAGGGTACCTCAAGAGCTACAATATCTCATCGCTGTTCATCTCTGGCGAAACCATCTCCCTTTTCGACAGAAATTACAATCTCATCTGCAACAACTCCATGATGGGTTCTGCAAAGATCAGCTACCCCATCGAGTTCAACCGAATTTCACCCCACCGGCCGACCATTTCACCATGGTACCGCGATGCAGACGGCACACCCAAGCGCGCGTTTGGCGTTGTCGTATCGGACCGAGCCATAGGAGACGGTCGACTGATTTCGAGCTTTTCAATCCGTCGCCTCTGGAAATACTTCACAGACTATAAAGTCGGGCAGAACGGCATCCTCATCGCCTGCAACAGTCAAGGCGAAATTCTATACCACCCAGACATGAGAACGTGGCTCGACGGAGTCCACAAGATTTCGGAGCTTGGACTTGGGGACATGAACCTCAAGCAGGACGACGATGGAAACATTCGATTCCTTACTCTTGATAACGGGACATCCTACCTCATCAACAGGACATTCAATCCGACTTACGACCTTGGTCTTATCGCACTGCAACCCAAGAAAGAAATCGACACGATGGTATCGTCGGTTCAGCACGTCAGCCGAATCATTCTATACAGCTCCATCATCGCCATTTTGCTTGTGTCCCTCTGGCAGATCCTGATTGTCTGCAAGCCGCTAAACAACTTGATTGACCACATTTCGCAAATTACAGAAGGAAACCTCAACATCGAGGAATTCAAGGCGAAGAGCAGTCAGGACGAAATTGGCAGACTGGCTAAAGTATTTAACCAGATGCATGCGACCATCAAACGACAGATTCAGGAACTGAACGCCCACAGGGAATTGCTCGAAAAAGAAGTCAAGGAACGGACCTACGAGCTTGAACAAGCTAACAAGAAACTGGACTTGATTTCGAGAACCGATGAACTCACGCAACTGCCGAACCGTCGCGATATGCACAGGACGATCGAAAAGGAAGTTGACCGTGCAAACCGCTTTAGGAAGGCTTTCAGCATCATCTTTATCGACATCGACCATTTCAAGGATGTGAACGACACTTATGGACACGCCGCAGGCGATGCCGTGCTCAAGTCAGTCGCAAGCACTATCCGCAGTCTACTCCGCAAGTACGATGTGCTCGCCCGCTACGGCGGTGAGGAATTCTTGACGCTCCTGCCAGAAACAGAACTGAAGGATGCTGCGCACGTTGCTGAACGATTCCGCAAGCAAATCGAAAATCAAACCATATTCTTTGGCGGATACGAAATCAAGGTCACCATTACGCTTGGCGTAGCCCAGTTCGATAGCAGTCAAGGCGCCGAAAAGTGCATTCAGCTCGCTGACAAGGCACTTTACGAAGGCAAGGAACACGGCCGAAACAAGGTCATCCTCTGGACAGACGACAAGGCTGTTGAAAGCACCGACAAGCCTATTGCATAA
- a CDS encoding sigma-54-dependent Fis family transcriptional regulator → MKSESMLATEKMLDVVKTLLDEERPEALFPKILEVAKGVLHADAAVLDIGGEEPLHFSNPVKVSISISAVRLAKNEKRAVVWNQLDDESADLSKSIVQNQLTSIMVSPFRTPDSEAGYLYLQRAARKEPFTDEDSALFDSFVAVCEKFAFAAYDRLRDKESLDTLKNVVRKDGIVYSSKAMVDVIAMADKLSPLPLPVIIRGETGTGKEVMARYIHKHSPRADKPFIAVNCGAIPEHLMESLMFGHAKGSFTGAIENKKGFFEEADGGTIFLDEIGELPLNMQVKLLRVLQEKHITRVGDNREIPVNVRVISATHVDLEEAVREKRFREDLYFRIQVLPLELPPLRDRGQDVVLLAENFIQRYGAEYGRGKFHLSRNAEKALLGYHWPGNVRELENRVQKGLVQAVHGVIQPKDLGLDDMQEQAKESPRTLKEAREAVEREVISRTLKDTNANLTLASTILGIDRKVLREIMERLGLKKEDFKV, encoded by the coding sequence ATGAAATCGGAATCCATGCTCGCCACAGAAAAGATGCTTGATGTGGTCAAGACTCTTTTAGATGAGGAACGGCCGGAGGCTCTTTTCCCGAAAATTCTCGAAGTGGCCAAAGGCGTTTTGCATGCCGATGCCGCCGTGCTAGATATTGGTGGCGAAGAACCTCTCCACTTTTCGAATCCGGTGAAGGTTTCTATTTCGATTTCGGCGGTTCGACTTGCGAAAAATGAAAAGCGGGCCGTGGTGTGGAACCAGCTCGATGACGAGTCGGCGGATTTGTCTAAGTCGATTGTGCAGAACCAGCTCACAAGCATTATGGTCTCGCCGTTTAGAACGCCGGATTCCGAGGCGGGTTATCTCTATTTGCAACGCGCTGCCCGCAAGGAACCGTTCACCGATGAAGATAGCGCCCTGTTTGATTCGTTTGTGGCGGTCTGTGAAAAGTTTGCGTTTGCTGCTTACGATCGCTTGCGCGACAAGGAATCGCTCGATACGCTCAAGAATGTTGTCCGCAAGGATGGGATTGTCTATTCTTCTAAGGCGATGGTCGATGTGATTGCGATGGCCGATAAGCTTTCACCGCTCCCGCTCCCTGTGATTATCCGTGGTGAAACGGGTACGGGCAAGGAAGTGATGGCGCGTTACATCCACAAGCACAGTCCGCGTGCCGATAAGCCGTTTATTGCGGTGAACTGCGGCGCCATTCCGGAGCATTTGATGGAATCGCTCATGTTCGGGCATGCCAAGGGTTCGTTCACGGGTGCGATTGAAAACAAGAAGGGCTTTTTCGAAGAAGCTGATGGCGGTACGATTTTCCTCGATGAAATCGGCGAACTCCCGCTCAACATGCAGGTAAAGCTTTTGCGCGTGTTGCAAGAGAAGCACATTACGCGTGTGGGCGACAACCGTGAAATTCCGGTGAACGTGCGCGTGATCAGTGCGACGCATGTGGATTTGGAAGAGGCCGTGCGCGAAAAGCGATTCCGCGAAGACTTGTATTTCCGCATTCAGGTGTTGCCGCTTGAACTTCCGCCGCTGCGCGATCGCGGTCAGGATGTGGTGCTCTTGGCGGAGAATTTTATCCAGCGCTATGGCGCTGAATATGGCCGTGGAAAATTCCACCTGAGCCGTAACGCCGAAAAGGCGCTGCTCGGTTACCACTGGCCGGGTAACGTGCGTGAACTCGAAAACCGTGTGCAGAAAGGCCTGGTGCAGGCGGTGCATGGTGTCATCCAGCCCAAGGATTTAGGACTCGACGACATGCAGGAACAGGCGAAGGAATCGCCGCGCACACTCAAGGAAGCCCGCGAAGCGGTCGAACGCGAAGTCATTTCGCGCACCCTCAAGGACACGAATGCGAACCTCACGCTTGCATCGACAATCCTTGGCATTGACCGCAAGGTGCTGCGTGAAATCATGGAACGCCTTGGCTTGAAAAAAGAAGACTTTAAGGTATAG
- a CDS encoding sugar ABC transporter substrate-binding protein, with protein sequence MKGFLQLICIISSIAVSATFAAKAPAKPAPTQDALTVWIMPNGASPQEKLEQRLNLFTKKTGIKTRVAVLDWGEAWNRISTTLATGNGAPDILQLGTTWIPYFASRGEIKALNPWLSSIDSSRFVPVSWKTTRIDSDTIIYSVPWFIDIRPILANKRILKKHNIQPEDVATFDGFVNAVRKVNNAHEVLDDGTKVRAFAFPGKSDWNIPHNFAPWIWSNGGNFIEKDNNGKWKAAILTPKTIYGIAKYLSFVLDTLVSTDALQMNTAQIVQHFNAGELAFIVNTSEVIMQTRFEGAKGGLINTRIGKDSVMALPIPTGTDGSISFIGGSNLAIPVGNNRPEALELLLFLTNDENLNSYTKQIGMLPASKKVLKSWSKDDDYKTLVTMLESGKTYTAIPEWGDIEQILVSMFSAIWDHLEIPALYSEEKIYEILTNYSNEINRRLNYRSANNLTFAEFRSTWHKALGIKDSNGNSRHITEQPKPNPEMDSGFSRTPWIFAIAVLIGFIFAFTRRKKR encoded by the coding sequence ATGAAAGGTTTTCTTCAACTCATATGCATCATCTCGTCAATCGCAGTATCCGCCACCTTTGCAGCAAAGGCGCCAGCAAAGCCCGCACCTACGCAAGATGCACTCACCGTCTGGATCATGCCTAACGGGGCATCTCCCCAAGAAAAACTTGAACAGAGACTGAACCTTTTCACTAAAAAAACAGGCATCAAGACTAGAGTCGCCGTCTTGGACTGGGGTGAAGCCTGGAACCGCATTTCGACAACGCTGGCCACAGGCAACGGCGCCCCGGACATTCTCCAGCTCGGCACGACATGGATTCCGTATTTTGCCTCCCGCGGCGAAATCAAGGCTTTAAACCCCTGGCTTTCATCAATCGACTCCAGCAGGTTCGTCCCTGTAAGCTGGAAAACGACCCGCATCGATTCCGACACGATCATTTACTCCGTGCCATGGTTCATCGACATCCGCCCAATTCTTGCGAACAAGCGCATTCTCAAGAAGCACAACATCCAGCCTGAAGATGTCGCCACATTCGACGGATTCGTGAATGCAGTCCGCAAAGTGAACAACGCCCACGAAGTGCTCGATGACGGCACCAAGGTCCGTGCATTCGCATTCCCGGGCAAAAGCGACTGGAATATTCCGCACAACTTCGCCCCCTGGATTTGGAGCAACGGCGGCAACTTCATCGAAAAAGACAACAACGGCAAATGGAAAGCCGCAATCCTTACCCCCAAGACCATTTACGGTATCGCCAAGTATCTGAGCTTTGTACTTGATACGCTTGTGAGCACGGACGCCTTGCAAATGAACACGGCCCAAATCGTGCAGCACTTTAACGCAGGCGAACTCGCCTTTATCGTGAACACGTCCGAAGTCATCATGCAGACCCGTTTCGAAGGGGCAAAGGGCGGCCTTATCAATACGAGAATCGGCAAGGATAGCGTAATGGCACTCCCCATCCCGACAGGCACAGATGGATCCATAAGCTTTATCGGAGGCAGCAATCTCGCCATCCCGGTAGGCAACAACAGGCCCGAAGCTCTTGAGCTTTTGCTGTTCCTTACGAATGACGAGAACCTGAATTCCTACACAAAGCAGATAGGTATGCTTCCCGCCTCGAAGAAGGTGCTCAAAAGCTGGTCCAAGGACGATGACTACAAGACGCTCGTGACCATGCTCGAATCCGGGAAAACGTATACAGCCATCCCGGAATGGGGCGATATCGAACAAATTCTTGTTTCCATGTTCAGCGCCATCTGGGATCACCTTGAAATTCCAGCACTTTATTCTGAAGAAAAAATTTACGAAATTCTTACAAACTACTCAAACGAAATTAACAGACGGTTGAATTACAGAAGCGCAAATAACCTCACATTTGCCGAATTCCGCTCCACATGGCATAAGGCCCTAGGCATCAAGGACAGCAACGGCAATTCGCGCCACATCACCGAACAACCTAAGCCAAACCCAGAAATGGATTCCGGATTTAGCCGTACCCCCTGGATTTTTGCCATTGCGGTTCTCATAGGCTTCATTTTCGCCTTCACTCGCAGAAAGAAGCGCTAA
- a CDS encoding DUF3332 family protein, with protein sequence MKKGILALLCAGAIALTGCYGSYAVFNKVHKWNGTFGNKWANFCMHVLLWILPVYELSLLGDALLFNSIEFWSGSNPMASGDSYFEKDAQGNSVAAVKNEDGSLSVQYTTSKGETTNLTLQRDENVVRALDANGDLVAQYEIEK encoded by the coding sequence ATGAAAAAAGGAATCCTGGCCCTTCTCTGTGCTGGTGCAATTGCGCTGACCGGCTGCTATGGTAGCTACGCCGTATTCAACAAGGTCCATAAGTGGAATGGAACCTTCGGCAATAAGTGGGCAAATTTCTGCATGCACGTGTTGCTCTGGATCTTGCCGGTCTACGAACTTAGCTTGCTTGGCGACGCCCTCCTTTTTAACTCCATTGAATTCTGGTCGGGTTCTAATCCGATGGCTTCTGGAGACTCTTACTTCGAAAAGGATGCTCAGGGCAACTCCGTTGCTGCTGTGAAGAACGAAGACGGCTCCCTCTCTGTGCAGTACACGACATCCAAGGGTGAAACCACGAATCTCACTCTCCAGCGCGATGAAAACGTCGTCCGTGCTCTCGATGCCAATGGCGACCTCGTTGCTCAGTACGAAATCGAAAAGTAA
- a CDS encoding NUDIX domain-containing protein: MLAVCGIVLKKGRVLLCKRPVGMNFPGFWEPPTEVIDEGETLEDSLEKAIFERLTSIPQKIHHLGAVDFAYGEGGRLFACEVELQRNFIHIYGYDDFRWVKLQDLKRFRMLKPHVTILTEQNGSEK, translated from the coding sequence ATGCTGGCTGTTTGTGGAATTGTTCTGAAAAAGGGGCGAGTCTTGTTGTGCAAAAGACCTGTTGGCATGAATTTTCCAGGTTTTTGGGAACCTCCAACAGAAGTGATAGACGAAGGTGAAACTCTCGAAGATTCCTTGGAAAAGGCGATTTTTGAGCGATTAACGTCAATTCCGCAAAAAATCCATCATTTGGGAGCTGTAGATTTTGCTTATGGCGAAGGAGGTCGGCTCTTTGCTTGTGAAGTCGAATTACAACGTAATTTTATCCATATATATGGATATGACGACTTTCGCTGGGTGAAATTGCAAGACTTGAAACGCTTTAGAATGTTAAAACCACATGTGACGATACTCACGGAACAAAACGGTTCGGAAAAATAA
- a CDS encoding zinc ribbon domain-containing protein, translated as MEMKFCQSCGMPLTPEILGTNADGSKNEEYCIYCYKDGAFTGDFNMEQMVEFCSQFVDEFNKNTGKRLTREEYKAELRKYFPTLKRWRLPADQLPHATSPMKQKFIEEVNALGIKDMPTIDNLFVLQGSFINQEYKINGNSIKFLDDNACYWGNQVEKKGAEGRCYGIACDERYILVSEYGKNGADAEIVVFKKR; from the coding sequence ATGGAAATGAAATTTTGTCAGAGCTGCGGAATGCCGCTCACGCCAGAAATCCTCGGCACCAACGCCGACGGTAGCAAGAACGAGGAATACTGCATCTACTGCTACAAGGACGGCGCTTTCACCGGTGACTTCAACATGGAACAGATGGTCGAATTCTGCTCGCAGTTCGTCGATGAATTCAACAAGAACACAGGCAAGCGCCTTACCCGCGAAGAGTACAAGGCAGAACTCCGCAAATATTTCCCGACGCTCAAGCGCTGGCGCCTCCCCGCGGACCAGCTTCCGCACGCCACCTCGCCCATGAAGCAGAAGTTCATTGAAGAAGTCAACGCGCTCGGCATTAAAGACATGCCGACCATAGACAACCTCTTTGTACTGCAAGGTTCGTTCATCAATCAGGAATACAAAATCAACGGCAACAGCATCAAGTTCCTGGACGATAACGCCTGCTACTGGGGCAACCAGGTCGAAAAGAAAGGTGCCGAAGGCCGCTGCTACGGAATCGCCTGCGACGAACGCTATATTCTCGTGAGCGAATACGGCAAGAACGGTGCTGATGCCGAAATCGTCGTATTCAAGAAACGATAA
- a CDS encoding serine/threonine protein kinase, whose product MRKFEKTLLDSVKGGSLLHQGGEASIYLLNVGGKPFVLKWYNDGFSFDESVVERSHKVREPGLYRIEEWGNRDGTPYLIYDYINGESSESLGRMPVAVALVALRQVAATLAALRKQNVSHGDLSPANVIFAVDESAHAAGERAENTGLGLHTVLIDCGIVGPGALAYAAPERFQGKPADEKSDLFSLGLLLYRWIAGEDLITADGYERFAEQMASVQDLNISEKLYATGAFDSPEGAQQFSALEPLWSGLLCADISDRVEDFDELDEILEIALDKVSHGEIALSACVTQYAKSINCPDGKKNAVQKVPDTLEKGLPFVVCKKNNWLKWAVLGVSGLILVLIVLLLTSGTMRFGIDATGDRLLKRSRNLESSVESERAPDLKVDSLLMELPVPSAE is encoded by the coding sequence ATGAGAAAATTCGAAAAGACGCTCTTGGACTCCGTGAAAGGAGGCTCCTTGCTGCACCAGGGCGGTGAAGCCTCGATTTACCTGTTGAATGTGGGCGGCAAGCCTTTTGTGCTCAAGTGGTATAACGACGGATTCTCGTTTGACGAAAGCGTTGTTGAACGCTCGCATAAAGTGCGTGAGCCGGGGTTGTACCGCATTGAAGAATGGGGCAATCGCGATGGGACGCCTTACCTGATTTATGATTATATAAATGGCGAATCTTCGGAATCGCTTGGTCGGATGCCGGTGGCGGTCGCGCTTGTGGCGCTTAGGCAGGTGGCGGCTACGCTTGCTGCTTTGCGCAAACAGAATGTGTCGCATGGAGATTTGAGCCCTGCGAATGTGATTTTTGCGGTAGATGAAAGTGCGCATGCTGCCGGTGAACGTGCGGAAAACACTGGACTTGGACTGCATACGGTCTTGATTGACTGCGGCATTGTCGGGCCGGGCGCGCTTGCGTATGCGGCTCCGGAGCGCTTTCAGGGCAAGCCTGCCGATGAAAAAAGCGACTTGTTCAGCCTTGGGCTTTTGCTGTATCGCTGGATTGCGGGCGAGGACTTGATTACTGCGGATGGCTATGAGCGGTTTGCAGAGCAGATGGCAAGTGTGCAGGACCTGAACATCTCGGAAAAGCTTTATGCGACGGGCGCCTTTGATTCGCCCGAAGGCGCGCAACAGTTTTCGGCACTGGAGCCGCTTTGGTCGGGGCTTCTCTGTGCGGACATCTCGGACCGCGTCGAAGACTTTGACGAACTTGATGAAATCCTGGAAATTGCACTTGATAAAGTGTCGCATGGGGAGATTGCGCTTTCGGCTTGCGTTACCCAATATGCCAAGTCCATTAATTGCCCAGATGGCAAAAAGAATGCGGTACAAAAGGTTCCAGACACCCTCGAAAAGGGGCTTCCGTTTGTCGTTTGCAAGAAAAATAACTGGCTAAAATGGGCCGTTTTAGGCGTTTCGGGACTTATATTAGTTCTGATAGTTCTGTTGCTTACGAGTGGAACAATGCGTTTCGGTATCGATGCAACAGGGGACCGGCTGTTAAAGCGGTCGAGGAACCTTGAGTCATCTGTAGAAAGCGAGAGGGCCCCTGATCTGAAGGTGGATAGCTTGCTCATGGAACTCCCGGTGCCCTCTGCCGAATAG
- a CDS encoding ACT domain-containing protein, whose translation MKLKKLEHKLTVCKVADIKDVDTDKDFYFIGKTDEEISLVCKTDDVPQNTIERDDGWRGFRIQGVLDFSLIGILSKLSAILAENGIGIFAISTFNTDYILVKAENFEKALKVLSDAGYDVV comes from the coding sequence ATGAAACTAAAGAAATTGGAACATAAACTAACCGTCTGTAAAGTAGCGGACATTAAAGATGTTGATACGGACAAGGATTTCTATTTCATTGGCAAGACCGATGAAGAAATATCCCTCGTATGCAAAACAGATGATGTACCCCAAAATACTATTGAACGAGATGATGGATGGCGAGGATTCCGTATTCAGGGTGTACTAGATTTTTCTCTTATAGGTATCCTTTCGAAACTCTCGGCTATTCTTGCTGAAAATGGTATCGGAATTTTTGCGATATCCACTTTCAATACGGATTATATCCTTGTGAAAGCCGAAAATTTCGAGAAAGCGCTGAAAGTCTTGTCTGATGCGGGATATGACGTGGTGTGA
- a CDS encoding GyrI-like domain-containing protein — translation MPFDFKKEYKEFYMPKGKPEIVTVPKMNYIAVRGKGNPNEEEGEYKKSIELLYGIAYTIKMSKKGDHKIEGYFDYVVPPLEGFWWQENVDGIDYSHKENFQWISVIRLPDFVTKADFEWATEEATRKKKMDFSKVEFLTLEEGLCVQCMHSGSYDDEPATVAAMDKFIADNGYENDISDTRRHHEIYLSDARKAAPEKLKTVIRHPIKKI, via the coding sequence ATGCCTTTTGACTTTAAAAAAGAATATAAAGAATTCTACATGCCGAAAGGCAAACCCGAGATCGTCACAGTTCCGAAGATGAACTACATCGCAGTACGTGGCAAGGGCAACCCGAATGAAGAAGAGGGCGAATACAAAAAATCCATTGAACTTCTGTACGGCATAGCCTACACCATCAAGATGAGCAAGAAAGGCGACCATAAAATCGAAGGTTACTTTGATTACGTGGTTCCGCCACTTGAAGGTTTCTGGTGGCAAGAAAATGTTGACGGAATCGATTACAGCCACAAGGAAAACTTCCAGTGGATTTCCGTCATTAGACTCCCTGACTTCGTCACCAAAGCCGATTTCGAATGGGCAACTGAAGAAGCGACCCGCAAAAAGAAAATGGACTTTTCGAAAGTGGAATTTTTAACACTTGAAGAAGGGCTTTGCGTGCAATGCATGCATTCCGGCTCATACGACGATGAGCCTGCAACTGTCGCTGCAATGGACAAATTTATCGCCGACAACGGTTACGAAAACGACATTTCGGACACAAGGCGCCACCACGAGATTTACCTTTCTGACGCACGTAAAGCCGCCCCAGAAAAGTTAAAGACCGTTATCCGCCACCCAATTAAAAAGATCTAA